In Alteromonas sp. V450, the following proteins share a genomic window:
- a CDS encoding efflux RND transporter permease subunit, which yields MARFFIDRPVFAWVLAIITMMAGVLAITSLPIEQYPKVAPPSVTISATYPGASAETVENSVTQVIEQSLTGIDNLRYFSASSSNSSMSITLTFEPGADPDIAQVQTQNKVQGALPLLPTQVQQQGVTVTKANSAFALAVGFYSEDNSMSQYDLSDLLVSQFQDPISRVNGVGNVRVFGAQRSMRIWLDPDKLYSYNLTPNDVQGAVQVQNTDVSAGQLGGLPAIENQQINATIQAQSRLQTVEDFENIVLRVNTDGSQVRVRDVARVELGAQSYDVIVRYDRNPASGMAISLASGANALDTIKAVKARVEELRANLPDTVKVVYPVDSSPFIELSIESVVHTLIEAVVLVFLVMLLFLQNWRATLIPTIAVPVVLLGTFSVLLAFGFSINVLTMFAMVLAIGLLVDDAIVVVENVERIMEEEGLSPAEATKKSMSQITGALVGIAAVLSTVFIPMAFFSGSAGAIYRQFSVTIVSAMAFSVLVAIVLSPSLCATLLKKHPEGHDKNKGFFGWFNRTFNKGRDRYQKTTTHMAKRVKRYFVVYGLLVGGMAFIFSQLPGAFLPDEDQGRMMVLVSTPPGATAGRTLESIKQVEDYILNEEQEAVNGMFAVVGFSFAGQAQNAGMAFLNFNDWSVRDESNSAFAVMGRAFGAFSQIQDASAFPIVPPPIMELGNATGFDMQLVDRGGNGHEALMNARNQLLGMAAQNPKLAGVRPNGLSDVPQFKINIDSEKASALGLNLSEINSALQIAWGSSYVNDFIDKGRIKRVYMQADLPHRMTPEDLDKWFVRNSDGEMVAFNTFSTTEWVYGSPKLERFNGISSVNIQGSAAEGVSSGEAMAEMQKLVEQLPPGFAIEWSGLSFEEQEAGSQAPMLYAISILVVFLCLAALYESWSVPFAVMLVVPLGILGSVTAAFIFNLPNDVYLQVAFLTTVGLAAKNAILIVEFAKEQYENGEDLMVAVSNAASQRFRPILMTSMAFILGVTPLALASGAGAASQNAIGIAVMGGMFAATFLAIFFVPMFYVMVEKLFHKERK from the coding sequence ATGGCACGTTTTTTCATAGACAGGCCCGTGTTTGCATGGGTGCTGGCAATAATTACTATGATGGCTGGTGTACTTGCCATCACTTCACTACCGATTGAACAATACCCTAAAGTGGCGCCTCCGTCGGTGACCATTTCTGCCACTTACCCTGGTGCATCTGCGGAAACCGTAGAAAATTCGGTTACCCAAGTTATTGAACAAAGTTTAACGGGGATTGATAACTTACGGTATTTTTCTGCCAGTAGCTCAAATAGCAGCATGTCTATTACGCTGACGTTTGAACCCGGCGCAGATCCTGACATTGCTCAGGTTCAAACACAAAATAAAGTGCAGGGAGCGCTACCTTTGCTGCCAACGCAAGTACAGCAGCAAGGTGTCACTGTAACCAAAGCTAACAGTGCTTTTGCTCTGGCCGTGGGGTTTTATTCTGAAGACAATTCAATGTCGCAGTATGATTTAAGCGACCTGTTAGTATCGCAGTTTCAAGATCCTATTTCTCGGGTTAATGGTGTAGGTAACGTGCGCGTATTCGGCGCGCAGCGTTCTATGCGAATCTGGTTAGATCCAGATAAACTATATAGTTATAACCTTACACCAAACGACGTACAGGGCGCGGTGCAAGTTCAAAACACCGATGTTTCAGCAGGTCAGTTAGGTGGCCTTCCTGCTATTGAGAACCAACAAATTAATGCAACAATCCAAGCGCAAAGTCGTCTGCAAACGGTAGAGGATTTTGAAAACATTGTTCTTCGTGTAAACACCGATGGCTCCCAAGTGCGAGTGCGTGATGTGGCGAGGGTAGAGCTTGGTGCACAAAGCTATGATGTTATTGTTAGGTATGATCGTAATCCTGCATCGGGAATGGCGATAAGTCTTGCCTCGGGTGCCAATGCGCTCGACACCATTAAAGCAGTAAAAGCGCGGGTAGAGGAACTTCGAGCTAACTTGCCCGATACAGTTAAAGTTGTGTATCCGGTGGATAGTTCGCCTTTTATCGAATTGTCTATTGAATCGGTGGTACACACTCTGATTGAGGCAGTCGTGCTTGTATTTTTAGTTATGCTGCTGTTTTTGCAGAACTGGCGCGCCACACTCATTCCTACCATTGCCGTTCCGGTTGTACTGCTTGGCACCTTTTCTGTGCTTTTGGCGTTTGGCTTTAGCATTAATGTATTGACCATGTTCGCGATGGTGTTAGCAATAGGTTTATTAGTCGATGATGCCATTGTGGTTGTCGAAAACGTAGAGCGCATCATGGAGGAAGAAGGCTTATCACCTGCCGAGGCCACCAAAAAATCTATGTCGCAGATCACCGGCGCATTGGTGGGTATTGCTGCGGTATTGTCTACCGTCTTTATTCCAATGGCGTTTTTCAGCGGCTCAGCAGGTGCCATTTATCGACAGTTTTCCGTCACCATCGTATCTGCAATGGCGTTTTCAGTGCTCGTTGCCATTGTGTTGTCTCCTTCACTTTGCGCAACGCTGCTCAAAAAGCACCCAGAAGGTCACGATAAGAACAAGGGATTCTTTGGTTGGTTTAACCGTACCTTTAATAAGGGGCGCGACCGCTATCAGAAAACCACTACCCATATGGCGAAACGGGTAAAGCGCTATTTTGTAGTATACGGCCTACTGGTAGGCGGTATGGCCTTTATATTCAGCCAGCTACCTGGCGCGTTTTTACCTGATGAAGACCAGGGGCGCATGATGGTGCTAGTCAGTACGCCTCCTGGTGCAACGGCAGGCCGTACTTTAGAATCTATCAAGCAAGTAGAAGACTATATACTGAACGAAGAGCAAGAAGCCGTTAATGGTATGTTTGCCGTAGTGGGCTTTAGCTTTGCTGGGCAAGCGCAAAATGCGGGTATGGCATTTTTGAATTTTAACGATTGGAGTGTTCGCGATGAGAGCAATTCCGCCTTTGCGGTAATGGGGCGGGCTTTTGGCGCATTCAGTCAAATCCAAGACGCATCTGCGTTCCCAATTGTTCCACCTCCGATCATGGAGCTAGGTAATGCCACTGGTTTTGATATGCAGCTGGTGGATAGAGGCGGCAACGGCCACGAAGCGTTGATGAATGCGCGGAATCAATTGCTTGGCATGGCGGCACAGAATCCGAAGCTAGCGGGTGTTCGCCCTAATGGTCTTAGCGATGTTCCACAGTTTAAAATCAATATAGACAGCGAGAAGGCCTCTGCGCTTGGGCTCAACTTGAGCGAAATAAACAGTGCGCTGCAAATTGCGTGGGGCTCGAGCTACGTAAACGACTTTATCGACAAAGGGCGGATAAAGCGAGTTTACATGCAGGCCGATTTACCGCACCGCATGACGCCAGAAGATTTGGACAAATGGTTTGTGCGCAACAGCGACGGCGAAATGGTGGCATTTAATACTTTTTCGACTACCGAATGGGTATACGGTTCTCCAAAGCTAGAGCGCTTCAACGGTATTTCATCGGTCAATATTCAAGGTAGTGCGGCCGAGGGAGTGTCATCGGGCGAAGCAATGGCTGAAATGCAAAAACTGGTAGAGCAGTTGCCGCCAGGGTTTGCCATTGAATGGTCGGGACTATCTTTTGAAGAGCAAGAGGCGGGATCGCAGGCACCTATGCTTTACGCAATTTCGATACTTGTTGTCTTTTTGTGTTTGGCCGCCCTTTATGAAAGTTGGTCGGTGCCGTTTGCCGTTATGCTAGTAGTACCTTTGGGTATTCTGGGGTCGGTAACCGCGGCCTTCATTTTCAACCTTCCTAACGACGTCTATTTGCAAGTTGCATTTTTAACAACGGTTGGTTTAGCAGCAAAGAACGCCATTCTTATTGTTGAATTTGCAAAAGAGCAATATGAAAACGGCGAAGATCTAATGGTGGCTGTATCAAACGCGGCGTCACAACGTTTCCGTCCCATACTTATGACGTCAATGGCGTTCATTTTAGGCGTAACACCACTGGCGCTGGCAAGCGGCGCTGGTGCAGCAAGTCAAAACGCAATTGGTATTGCGGTAATGGGAGGCATGTTTGCGGCAACGTTCTTGGCTATTTTCTTTGTGCCGATGTTTTACGTTATGGTTGAAAAGCTCTTTCACAAGGAACGCAAGTAG
- a CDS encoding bifunctional acetyl-CoA hydrolase/transferase family protein/GNAT family N-acetyltransferase: MTSTLPQAPNWQSLIKSGCRVFVGGNASVPYALVQHLIEHSEGLSDIELVHMLALGDTRWVKEEYKNLFKANTFFIGGETMRKAVDEGRADYTPVFLSEISSLFSDGTLSLDAALVNVSPPDKFGYCSLGAAVDIAMSAIRQAKKVIAQINPSVPRTAGHSYIHISEITACIEANEPLVEVLPPPMDSVAERIGQYVSMLVDDGATLQFGIGKIPSATLKYLCNHKDLGIHSEMLTDSIIALLESGAVTNKKKTFHPGKVVTSFAIGSRKLYDLIDNNPHIEFYPSSYVNKPTNIAKNDNMVAINSALEVDLTGQVVADSLGYDFYSGIGGQVDFVTGASISKGGKAIIALPSTAKGESVSRITPRISEGAGVVTSRGNVQYVVTEYGIASLKGKSIRERALELIRVAHPKFRASLLQEVRQHYWVPHYQEKYPTDIPELGAIQLKKLLIQGETFYMRPLNPADERRLQEFFYSHTKETLRLRYNYDPKQMSREKSCNLVSVDQSTDAALCIVRQEGSRITIHAVGRFYYNPSDNTCEAAFVTRETQQGKGMASRLLNELIEVAKGRKISKMMAYVRGDNKPMIAIFEQAHFKRKFTGDPSDVELVLDVASLL, from the coding sequence ATGACTTCCACGTTACCGCAAGCGCCAAACTGGCAATCGTTGATCAAGTCGGGATGTCGCGTATTTGTTGGCGGCAATGCCTCTGTTCCGTACGCATTAGTTCAGCACCTTATTGAACACAGCGAAGGTTTGAGTGATATCGAGTTAGTGCATATGCTAGCGCTTGGCGATACGCGATGGGTAAAAGAAGAATACAAAAACCTTTTTAAAGCGAATACGTTTTTTATTGGTGGCGAAACCATGCGTAAGGCAGTGGACGAGGGAAGAGCAGATTACACTCCGGTATTCTTATCGGAAATCTCTAGCTTGTTCAGCGACGGTACGCTATCGCTTGATGCCGCACTGGTGAACGTAAGCCCTCCCGACAAATTCGGCTATTGTTCACTAGGTGCCGCTGTTGATATTGCAATGTCAGCTATTCGGCAAGCTAAAAAGGTGATTGCACAGATTAACCCCAGCGTGCCAAGAACGGCAGGGCATTCGTATATTCATATTAGTGAAATAACCGCATGTATTGAGGCAAATGAACCGTTAGTTGAAGTATTGCCCCCGCCAATGGACTCGGTTGCCGAACGAATAGGGCAGTACGTTTCAATGCTGGTGGATGATGGCGCAACACTTCAATTTGGCATTGGGAAAATTCCTAGCGCTACGCTTAAATATTTGTGCAATCACAAAGATCTCGGCATTCATAGCGAAATGCTTACTGATAGCATAATTGCGCTTTTAGAATCGGGTGCTGTTACCAACAAAAAGAAAACTTTTCACCCCGGAAAAGTGGTCACGAGTTTTGCGATAGGTTCACGCAAACTCTATGACTTAATTGATAATAATCCTCACATTGAATTCTATCCAAGTAGCTACGTTAACAAGCCTACCAATATTGCGAAAAACGATAACATGGTGGCTATCAACAGTGCGTTAGAAGTAGATTTGACAGGGCAGGTGGTTGCCGACTCCTTGGGGTATGATTTTTATAGTGGGATCGGTGGGCAAGTTGACTTCGTAACCGGCGCCTCAATAAGCAAAGGCGGTAAAGCAATCATTGCACTACCGTCTACAGCCAAAGGTGAATCGGTATCGCGCATTACACCAAGGATCAGTGAGGGCGCAGGGGTTGTTACATCCAGAGGAAATGTACAGTATGTCGTTACCGAATATGGTATTGCATCGCTAAAAGGTAAGAGTATTCGAGAGCGCGCGTTAGAGTTGATTCGGGTGGCACACCCGAAGTTTAGGGCATCGCTACTTCAGGAAGTAAGGCAGCATTATTGGGTGCCTCATTATCAAGAGAAATACCCCACCGACATACCTGAGCTAGGCGCAATTCAGCTTAAAAAGCTTCTTATTCAAGGCGAAACTTTTTACATGCGCCCGCTCAACCCTGCCGATGAGCGAAGACTGCAAGAATTCTTCTATTCACACACAAAAGAAACACTCAGGCTTCGTTACAATTATGACCCCAAACAGATGTCGCGGGAAAAGTCGTGTAATTTAGTGTCAGTCGACCAAAGTACCGATGCTGCGCTTTGCATTGTAAGACAGGAAGGATCGAGGATTACCATACACGCTGTGGGGCGTTTTTATTATAACCCGTCTGATAATACCTGCGAGGCAGCGTTCGTGACGCGAGAAACTCAACAAGGTAAAGGCATGGCAAGTCGGCTCTTGAATGAACTTATTGAAGTTGCAAAAGGACGTAAGATAAGCAAGATGATGGCGTATGTGCGCGGCGACAATAAGCCTATGATTGCCATATTTGAACAGGCGCATTTCAAAAGAAAGTTCACTGGAGATCCAAGCGACGTTGAGCTTGTGCTTGATGTGGCATCACTACTATGA
- a CDS encoding histone deacetylase family protein → MTLRIYRGKHGTKHDIGSEHPESPDRLFAIDDQLLASGLDMVCEHVDAKPIAQAYLSLAHDPYYVKSVFESAAQVDYSDNEKTLYAEQKNATVWLDEDTGLMRHSLTAALESAGAGCEAVDWVLEGSDRQAFCATRPPGHHATYDSAMGFCIFNNIVIAARYALQNYHLKRVAIVDFDVHHGNGTEQIVAGDQRIMLCSSFQHPFYPHSGSPVLASNILSVPLEAGTTGEVFRHKVQYWFDALRNFQPELILISAGFDAHAQDPMAHLRLVEDDYFWLSQQLKQVANVCCNGRIVSMLEGGYDLSALGRSAVAHLKGLGST, encoded by the coding sequence ATGACACTGAGAATTTACCGTGGAAAACATGGAACCAAACACGATATAGGCAGTGAGCACCCAGAATCGCCAGATAGGCTTTTTGCTATTGATGACCAGCTTTTAGCTTCTGGGCTGGATATGGTGTGTGAGCATGTAGATGCTAAGCCCATTGCACAAGCTTATCTCTCCTTGGCTCATGATCCCTATTATGTCAAAAGCGTTTTTGAAAGTGCCGCCCAAGTAGACTACAGCGATAATGAAAAAACGCTTTATGCCGAGCAAAAAAACGCTACGGTATGGCTAGACGAAGATACGGGGCTTATGCGTCATAGTTTAACTGCTGCGTTAGAGTCTGCTGGCGCCGGATGTGAAGCTGTCGATTGGGTATTAGAAGGCAGTGACCGCCAGGCATTTTGTGCAACTCGGCCGCCCGGGCATCACGCGACTTATGATAGTGCCATGGGCTTTTGTATTTTTAATAACATTGTTATAGCTGCACGTTACGCACTGCAAAATTATCATCTAAAACGCGTGGCAATTGTAGACTTCGATGTCCACCATGGTAATGGAACAGAGCAAATTGTAGCGGGTGATCAGCGCATCATGCTGTGTTCGAGCTTTCAACATCCATTCTATCCGCATTCTGGCTCTCCTGTTTTAGCGAGCAATATTTTATCGGTTCCGCTTGAAGCTGGCACCACAGGTGAGGTTTTCAGACATAAGGTGCAGTACTGGTTTGATGCACTGCGAAACTTCCAACCTGAGTTAATTTTGATATCAGCGGGTTTTGATGCCCATGCACAAGACCCCATGGCGCACTTGCGCTTAGTTGAAGACGATTATTTTTGGTTAAGCCAGCAGCTGAAACAGGTGGCCAATGTGTGCTGTAACGGAAGAATTGTTAGTATGCTAGAGGGGGGGTACGACTTAAGTGCGCTGGGGCGCAGTGCTGTTGCCCACTTAAAAGGGCTAGGCAGCACCTAG
- a CDS encoding MauE/DoxX family redox-associated membrane protein, producing the protein MQKQATLYRMVTSEHICPFGLKSKDLLERKGFKVDDRHLTNRSDTDAFKQKYNVETTPQTFIAEKRVGGYDALRDFFGMKQESEFGSRYTPIIVTFALSMLMVTALMFRGALVFSIENVVMSFVGVTMVLLALQKLQDIVAFSNQFITYDLLAMKQVRYAYIYPFAEAFAGLGMLASLPAYCVSPVSMTIGGIGAVSVIKAVYIEKRELKCACVGGNSSLPLGFISLSENIGMLAAGVYMLLK; encoded by the coding sequence ATGCAAAAGCAAGCCACCCTTTATCGAATGGTTACTTCGGAACATATATGCCCATTCGGATTGAAGTCGAAAGATTTGCTTGAAAGAAAGGGCTTTAAAGTTGACGACAGGCATCTAACCAACCGTTCAGACACCGATGCATTCAAACAGAAGTACAATGTTGAGACCACACCACAAACGTTTATAGCGGAAAAGCGAGTTGGCGGGTACGACGCGCTTCGCGATTTTTTTGGTATGAAACAAGAGAGCGAGTTTGGCTCGCGCTACACGCCCATTATCGTTACTTTCGCGCTTTCAATGCTAATGGTGACTGCACTTATGTTTCGCGGCGCCTTAGTGTTTAGTATTGAAAATGTCGTAATGAGCTTTGTCGGTGTAACAATGGTGCTGCTTGCATTACAAAAACTTCAAGATATTGTTGCTTTCTCAAATCAATTCATAACGTACGACTTACTGGCAATGAAGCAAGTAAGATACGCTTATATTTACCCTTTTGCAGAAGCGTTTGCCGGTTTGGGAATGCTAGCGTCGCTGCCTGCTTACTGTGTATCCCCCGTTTCAATGACGATTGGAGGTATAGGTGCAGTTTCTGTAATAAAAGCGGTCTATATTGAAAAAAGAGAGCTGAAATGTGCGTGCGTAGGCGGGAACTCGTCGTTACCGCTTGGTTTTATTTCACTATCTGAAAACATAGGCATGCTGGCCGCTGGCGTTTATATGCTGCTTAAATAA
- a CDS encoding DUF6436 domain-containing protein: MAWAFLALWAASILAALLVYGQKQLSEFDPNAVLLHHSTAASFDHDVVEQLRKMDIQAGSIVHIGSTQDCYCERLTEPHQRQLLSRLNPSYKLISTTIETQPSLKNFIPSTPALIVLDDAFQLRYIGPYATGYGCFTGKNLVDTIVSYTQQSPYNGAVVNADATGCFCT; encoded by the coding sequence ATGGCATGGGCTTTTTTGGCATTATGGGCAGCGAGTATACTCGCTGCGCTTCTTGTTTACGGACAAAAGCAGCTTTCAGAATTCGACCCTAACGCGGTTTTATTACATCACTCTACAGCGGCAAGCTTTGATCATGATGTTGTCGAGCAATTAAGAAAAATGGATATTCAGGCTGGCAGCATTGTGCACATTGGCAGTACGCAAGATTGTTACTGTGAACGTTTAACTGAACCTCATCAACGGCAGTTACTTAGCCGCCTTAACCCGTCATACAAACTTATTTCTACCACCATAGAAACGCAGCCTTCTCTTAAAAACTTTATACCTTCAACGCCTGCCCTCATTGTGTTAGATGATGCTTTTCAACTTCGTTATATCGGGCCTTATGCAACAGGATATGGGTGCTTTACAGGTAAAAACTTGGTTGACACAATCGTAAGTTACACGCAGCAAAGTCCATATAACGGTGCCGTCGTAAACGCCGATGCTACTGGGTGTTTTTGTACCTAA
- a CDS encoding methyl-accepting chemotaxis protein produces MQYPWLLDGHKIFRVVIAVQLVIAVAIGLYTGNILPAIVLGLPIAAVPLVLSVQNPYSAISRHAMAIGVQLLTALHIHQSFGLIEVHFEIFVLLAFLSVFRDWKVVATGTAVVAVHHISFFLLQSGGAPLFIFEEGHVTFPILLMHAAFALSEGGVLMYIAKQAHAEGAGAAVLRMTIENMQQSDGKLDLSIEIDRRHKTVRPFADLIDQVKALVELASSLTEDVVRGCGKMELAANNMFEISRNTDQEIAMVSASSEEIAQTMQISTEQTTLASDKASAAEGSSQSTRDSISNTSKTIDSLRTTLNDAAKTNSALNEQCSHISEAMRSITAVAEQTNLLALNAAIESARAGEHGRGFAVVADEVRTLAIRSKESADQITSITEQLVAQTASSVDQMQTCIKLVDEAVLSSENATSAMSEIMQQIREASESMTEIATSAVEQETASSSIAQSTARISEFTSQELATAESLASEVQVLTQISKKMRGAIDQFKL; encoded by the coding sequence ATGCAGTATCCTTGGCTTTTAGATGGTCATAAGATTTTTCGCGTTGTTATTGCGGTTCAGTTAGTCATTGCTGTTGCAATCGGTCTGTACACGGGCAATATATTACCAGCAATTGTCCTCGGTCTTCCCATTGCGGCAGTACCGTTGGTGCTAAGCGTTCAAAACCCGTACTCTGCTATAAGCCGTCATGCTATGGCTATAGGCGTACAGCTTCTCACAGCACTCCATATCCATCAATCATTTGGCTTGATCGAAGTACATTTTGAAATATTTGTTTTGCTGGCATTTTTATCCGTATTTCGCGACTGGAAAGTGGTGGCCACCGGAACAGCAGTAGTAGCTGTCCACCATATCAGTTTTTTCTTGCTCCAATCTGGTGGCGCACCGCTGTTTATCTTCGAAGAAGGACACGTTACCTTCCCTATCTTGCTCATGCACGCTGCGTTCGCATTGTCGGAAGGTGGCGTACTTATGTACATTGCAAAACAAGCCCATGCTGAAGGTGCTGGCGCAGCAGTTTTGCGAATGACGATAGAAAATATGCAGCAAAGCGATGGTAAGCTTGACCTGAGCATAGAAATAGACAGAAGACACAAAACGGTAAGACCTTTCGCTGATTTAATAGACCAAGTAAAAGCATTAGTTGAACTTGCTTCTAGCTTAACGGAAGACGTTGTGCGCGGATGCGGAAAAATGGAATTAGCTGCCAATAATATGTTCGAGATAAGCCGTAATACTGATCAAGAGATTGCCATGGTATCTGCTTCATCTGAAGAAATTGCGCAAACAATGCAGATTTCGACAGAACAGACCACGCTGGCCAGCGATAAGGCCTCAGCAGCCGAAGGCTCATCGCAGAGCACACGAGACTCTATTTCTAACACAAGCAAAACCATTGACTCGCTGCGCACTACGCTTAACGACGCCGCAAAGACAAACTCAGCGTTAAACGAACAGTGTTCTCATATTTCTGAGGCAATGCGCTCTATTACGGCTGTAGCCGAACAAACAAATTTGTTAGCACTTAACGCCGCTATTGAGTCAGCTAGAGCGGGGGAACACGGAAGAGGTTTTGCGGTTGTTGCTGACGAGGTGCGAACGTTGGCGATACGCTCAAAAGAAAGTGCTGACCAAATTACGAGCATAACTGAACAACTTGTGGCGCAAACAGCAAGCTCTGTTGACCAAATGCAGACGTGCATTAAACTTGTTGATGAAGCCGTTTTATCAAGTGAAAATGCAACGTCTGCGATGTCTGAAATTATGCAGCAAATTCGTGAAGCAAGTGAGAGTATGACTGAAATCGCGACGTCTGCCGTTGAGCAAGAAACAGCATCGTCATCTATTGCACAAAGCACTGCGAGGATCAGCGAGTTTACCTCTCAAGAACTCGCAACAGCTGAATCGTTAGCGTCCGAAGTTCAAGTGCTTACCCAGATTTCGAAAAAAATGCGTGGCGCAATAGATCAATTCAAGCTTTAA
- a CDS encoding RimK family alpha-L-glutamate ligase, which yields MPSVAFLSTDNLEGFFVYDELLIPFFNDKGWEVSTVSWRNANVDWGKFDYVIVRSTWDYQQNAAAFLQCLARIERSTATLLNDLSLIKWNIEKYYLKDLAAAGVPVIDTVWSEAYDNSVIVKAFKQLGSDKLVIKPVLSANADDTFTLDADNWQEAETKLKKIFNQRPHMLQPFMQSIVDEGEFSLFYFAGAFSHAIKKVPQKGDFRVQEEHGGSLHIVDVPTALKLVAEKAMQVMPCEALYARVDLVRMQKHWAVMELELIEPSLYFNLDNDSPLRFVQAVMNYHDQRSFC from the coding sequence ATGCCATCAGTCGCGTTTTTATCTACAGATAATTTGGAAGGTTTTTTTGTCTATGACGAGTTGCTAATTCCTTTTTTTAACGATAAAGGTTGGGAAGTTTCTACTGTGTCATGGCGCAATGCGAACGTAGATTGGGGAAAGTTCGACTATGTTATTGTGAGAAGTACTTGGGATTATCAACAAAACGCGGCAGCTTTTCTGCAATGCTTAGCACGCATAGAGCGCTCTACAGCAACATTGCTGAACGACTTATCACTGATAAAGTGGAATATTGAGAAGTATTATTTAAAAGACCTTGCCGCTGCAGGTGTACCAGTAATAGATACCGTCTGGAGTGAAGCGTACGATAACAGTGTTATAGTTAAGGCGTTTAAACAGTTAGGTAGTGATAAGCTGGTGATAAAGCCGGTGCTTAGTGCTAACGCAGATGATACTTTTACGCTGGATGCAGATAACTGGCAAGAAGCTGAAACTAAACTTAAGAAAATCTTCAATCAGCGACCGCACATGCTCCAACCATTTATGCAAAGTATTGTTGATGAGGGTGAGTTTTCGCTATTTTATTTCGCCGGAGCGTTTAGCCACGCTATTAAGAAGGTTCCCCAAAAAGGCGATTTTCGCGTGCAAGAAGAGCATGGTGGCAGTCTACATATTGTTGATGTGCCGACTGCGCTAAAACTCGTGGCGGAAAAAGCAATGCAAGTCATGCCGTGTGAAGCACTTTACGCTCGAGTAGATCTTGTTCGCATGCAAAAACACTGGGCTGTAATGGAGTTAGAACTGATTGAACCTTCCCTATATTTTAACCTCGACAACGATTCTCCATTACGCTTTGTTCAAGCGGTGATGAACTATCACGACCAGCGCTCTTTTTGCTAG